A region from the Triticum aestivum cultivar Chinese Spring chromosome 3D, IWGSC CS RefSeq v2.1, whole genome shotgun sequence genome encodes:
- the LOC123079319 gene encoding beta-glucosidase BoGH3B isoform X1 — MACPNVSWGCLLLLLLCFAWMGDAEYAKYKDPKQPVNTRIKDLIGRMTLAEKIGQMTQIERSVASADVMKNYFIGSILSGGGSVPAPQATPAMWINMVNEFQKGALATRLGIPMIYGIDAVHGNNNVYNATIFPHNVGLGATRDPDLVKRIGEATALEVRATGIPYTFAPCIAVCRDPRWGRCYESYSEDHKIVQQMTDIILGLQGEIPVNHTKGVPYVAKNKVAACAKHFVGDGGTHNGINENNTIIDEHGLLGIHMPPYYDSIIKGVATVMVSYSSVNGEKMHANHDLVTGYLKSKLHFRGFVISDWLGIDRITSPAGANYTYSVQAGVNAGIDMVMVPFNYTEFIEDATSLVNKRIISMSRIDDAVSRILRVKFTMGLFENPLADLSFADQLGKKEHRELAREAVRKSLVLLKNGNTPNQQFLPLPKKASKILVAGSHASNLGYQCGGWSIQWMGGSGDITAGTTILDAIKSTVGDATPVVYSENPDDSFMKKNEFSFAIVVVGEPPYAETVGDNTDLTILDPGPDTIRTVCSALKCAVVVVSGRPVVIEPYLPLMEALVAAWLPGTEGQGIADVLFGDYGFTGKLSRTWFKSVDQLPMNFGDPHYDPLFPLGFGLAINSSQPGFSGTRSRGDKKEITVWAALSLLLSMMIAWA; from the exons ATGGCATGCCCCAACGTTTCTTGGGGATGCCTTCTTCTTCTACTGCTCTGTTTTGCTTGGATGGGAGATGCAGAGTACGCCAAGTACAAGGATCCGAAGCAGCCTGTCAACACCAGAATCAAGGACCTTATTGGTAGAATGACTCTTGCTGAAAAAATTGGCCAGATGACACAGATTGAGCGTTCGGTTGCATCTGCAGACGTCATGAAAAATTACTTCATAG GTAGCATCTTAAGTGGTGGTGGGAGTGTCCCTGCTCCTCAGGCCACACCTGCAATGTGGATCAACATGGTAAATGAATTCCAGAAAGGTGCCTTGGCAACACGTCTGGGAATTCCTATGATTTATGGGATTGATGCTGTTCATGGTAATAACAACGTCTACAACGCCACCATATTCCCTCACAACGTTGGGCTTGGAGCTACAAG GGATCCTGACCTAGTAAAGAGGATTGGTGAAGCAACTGCTCTTGAAGTACGCGCAACAGGCATCCCATATACCTTTGCTCCATGCATTGCA GTTTGCAGAGATCCAAGATGGGGTCGATGCTATGAGAGCTACAGTGAAGACCATAAGATTGTTCAGCAGATGACAGATATTATCCTTGGTCTGCAAGGAGAGATCCCAGTGAATCATACCAAAGGAGTTCCTTATGTTGCCAA GAATAAAGTTGCTGCTTGTGCTAAACACTTCGTTGGTGATGGTGGAACGCATAATGGAATCAATGAGAATAACACGATCATTGACGAGCACGGACTGCTAGGCATTCACATGCCACCATATTATGACTCCATTATCAAGGGTGTCGCTACTGTTATGGTTTCATATTCAAGCGTTAATGGTGAAAAAATGCATGCCAACCATGACCTAGTCACTGGCTACTTGAAATCCAAACTGCACTTCAGA GGTTTTGTGATATCTGACTGGCTAGGAATAGACCGGATAACCTCACCAGCTGGTGCAAACTATACTTACTCTGTGCAGGCTGGAGTAAATGCTGGTATTGATATG GTTATGGTCCCTTTCAATTACACCGAGTTCATTGAGGATGCAACATCTCTTGTTAACAAGCGTATCATCAGTATGAGCAGAATTGATGATGCTGTGAGTCGCATCCTTCGAGTGAAATTTACAATGGGCCTCTTCGAGAACCCTTTAGCTGATCTTAGCTTTGCAGATCAGCTTGGAAAGAAG GAGCACAGGGAATTGGCTAGAGAAGCTGTCAGGAAATCACTTGTTCTATTAAAAAATGGCAACACTCCTAATCAACAATTCCTGCCTCTCCCAAAGAAAGCTAGTAAGATCCTCGTAGCTGGAAGTCATGCTAGCAATTTAGGCTATCAGTGTGGTGGATGGTCAATTCAATGGATGGGGGGAAGTGGAGACATTACAGCTG GAACAACAATTCTTGATGCCATAAAGTCCACCGTTGGTGATGCAACACCTGTAGTCTACTCTGAGAACCCTGATGACAGCTTCATGAAGAAAAACGAGTTTTCATTTGCTATTGTTGTTGTTGGCGAGCCACCATATGCGGAAACAGTAGGCGATAACACTGATCTGACTATCCTAGACCCTGGTCCAGACACAATCCGAACCGTCTGTTCGGCACTTAAATGCGCAGTGGTTGTCGTGTCTGGACGGCCTGTCGTTATTGAACCATATCTTCCTCTGATGGAAGCGCTTGTTGCCGCCTGGCTTCCTGGCACAGAAGGCCAGGGTATCGCTGATGTGCTATTTGGGGACTATGGCTTCACCGGAAAGCTTTCGCGCACCTGGTTCAAGTCTGTGGATCAGCTGCCCATGAATTTTGGAGACCCACACTATGATCCGCTCTTCCCTTTGGGCTTCGGTTTGGCAATAAATTCATCACAGCCAGG GTTCTCGGGCACCAGAAGCCGCGGAGATAAGAAGGAAATTACGGTATGGGCCGCGTTGAGTTTGCTACTGTCAATGATGATAGCTTGGGCATAG
- the LOC123079319 gene encoding beta-glucosidase BoGH3B isoform X2 gives MTDIILGLQGEIPVNHTKGVPYVAKNKVAACAKHFVGDGGTHNGINENNTIIDEHGLLGIHMPPYYDSIIKGVATVMVSYSSVNGEKMHANHDLVTGYLKSKLHFRGFVISDWLGIDRITSPAGANYTYSVQAGVNAGIDMVMVPFNYTEFIEDATSLVNKRIISMSRIDDAVSRILRVKFTMGLFENPLADLSFADQLGKKEHRELAREAVRKSLVLLKNGNTPNQQFLPLPKKASKILVAGSHASNLGYQCGGWSIQWMGGSGDITAGTTILDAIKSTVGDATPVVYSENPDDSFMKKNEFSFAIVVVGEPPYAETVGDNTDLTILDPGPDTIRTVCSALKCAVVVVSGRPVVIEPYLPLMEALVAAWLPGTEGQGIADVLFGDYGFTGKLSRTWFKSVDQLPMNFGDPHYDPLFPLGFGLAINSSQPGFSGTRSRGDKKEITVWAALSLLLSMMIAWA, from the exons ATGACAGATATTATCCTTGGTCTGCAAGGAGAGATCCCAGTGAATCATACCAAAGGAGTTCCTTATGTTGCCAA GAATAAAGTTGCTGCTTGTGCTAAACACTTCGTTGGTGATGGTGGAACGCATAATGGAATCAATGAGAATAACACGATCATTGACGAGCACGGACTGCTAGGCATTCACATGCCACCATATTATGACTCCATTATCAAGGGTGTCGCTACTGTTATGGTTTCATATTCAAGCGTTAATGGTGAAAAAATGCATGCCAACCATGACCTAGTCACTGGCTACTTGAAATCCAAACTGCACTTCAGA GGTTTTGTGATATCTGACTGGCTAGGAATAGACCGGATAACCTCACCAGCTGGTGCAAACTATACTTACTCTGTGCAGGCTGGAGTAAATGCTGGTATTGATATG GTTATGGTCCCTTTCAATTACACCGAGTTCATTGAGGATGCAACATCTCTTGTTAACAAGCGTATCATCAGTATGAGCAGAATTGATGATGCTGTGAGTCGCATCCTTCGAGTGAAATTTACAATGGGCCTCTTCGAGAACCCTTTAGCTGATCTTAGCTTTGCAGATCAGCTTGGAAAGAAG GAGCACAGGGAATTGGCTAGAGAAGCTGTCAGGAAATCACTTGTTCTATTAAAAAATGGCAACACTCCTAATCAACAATTCCTGCCTCTCCCAAAGAAAGCTAGTAAGATCCTCGTAGCTGGAAGTCATGCTAGCAATTTAGGCTATCAGTGTGGTGGATGGTCAATTCAATGGATGGGGGGAAGTGGAGACATTACAGCTG GAACAACAATTCTTGATGCCATAAAGTCCACCGTTGGTGATGCAACACCTGTAGTCTACTCTGAGAACCCTGATGACAGCTTCATGAAGAAAAACGAGTTTTCATTTGCTATTGTTGTTGTTGGCGAGCCACCATATGCGGAAACAGTAGGCGATAACACTGATCTGACTATCCTAGACCCTGGTCCAGACACAATCCGAACCGTCTGTTCGGCACTTAAATGCGCAGTGGTTGTCGTGTCTGGACGGCCTGTCGTTATTGAACCATATCTTCCTCTGATGGAAGCGCTTGTTGCCGCCTGGCTTCCTGGCACAGAAGGCCAGGGTATCGCTGATGTGCTATTTGGGGACTATGGCTTCACCGGAAAGCTTTCGCGCACCTGGTTCAAGTCTGTGGATCAGCTGCCCATGAATTTTGGAGACCCACACTATGATCCGCTCTTCCCTTTGGGCTTCGGTTTGGCAATAAATTCATCACAGCCAGG GTTCTCGGGCACCAGAAGCCGCGGAGATAAGAAGGAAATTACGGTATGGGCCGCGTTGAGTTTGCTACTGTCAATGATGATAGCTTGGGCATAG